One window of Hymenobacter sp. BRD128 genomic DNA carries:
- a CDS encoding LpqB family beta-propeller domain-containing protein — protein MAHVGPGGQKLFYTSDQGGAENIWTTGLTKAAPQQVTNFKDGRVLWPSASADGRLIVFERDFGIWTLNTENGQAQPVRIVRRGAPASPTVERQRFTDRLQELALSPDGKKVAFVVHGEVFAASAADGGDATRLTSTVPAESDLTWAPDSRRLIYASARDGARHLYSYTFATGQETRLTNSPLSDAQPRFSPDGKLLAFERDAKELRILDLATKQERVAGTGRFGRPPLAAERSFVWSPDGRWLAFSPAGARGFTNVQVVPTAGGAARAVSFLANSNSNSLSWSPDGKYLLFDTGQRTEDAQVARIDLQLRTPRFREDQFRDLFKEAVPGPASPDKNQSPPQPPARPASPAPLPVATADSARAKNPAAGKKARSKNGAATASLPTPAKPPVNINFDDIRRRLSLVPVGVDVRSQRISPDGKWLLLTATVSNQTNLYIYPLDELSKDAPTARQLTATPGPKREAQFSPDSKEVYYLDQGRIQVVPVEVGKGPAAHPVAVAAELDVDFEQEKLVVFDEAWSYLRDFFNDPTFNGTDWPAQREKFAPYVAGARTPDEVRRLVNLMIGELNASHSGMGPAPAATGTVAPATGRLGVRFDPAEYEQNGRLRLTTVLPLGAAALAGLKPGDVLLAVDGRPLNGSTNLDELLQYKVGRRTTLRVSADGKEREVVVRPLSRDTEKGLDYRQWVEERRAYVAQASGGRLGYVHMFDMSAASLAQLYVDLDAENMTRDGVVVDVRNNNGGFVNVYAIDVLARRSYLSMMSRGMAAPVPARSALGQRSLEVPTVLVTNQHSLSDAEDFSEGYRASHLGKIVGEPTGGWIIFTSGTSLLDGSSLRLPTSTIRATRDGQVMEMNPRPVDIPVTRPIGESYTPHDTQLDAAVKELLGQVGK, from the coding sequence GTGGCCCATGTGGGGCCGGGCGGCCAAAAGCTGTTTTACACCAGCGACCAGGGCGGGGCGGAAAACATCTGGACAACCGGCCTGACCAAGGCCGCGCCCCAACAGGTCACCAATTTCAAAGATGGCCGCGTGCTGTGGCCCAGCGCTTCGGCCGATGGCCGGCTCATCGTGTTTGAGCGCGACTTCGGCATCTGGACTTTGAATACCGAAAACGGCCAGGCGCAGCCCGTGCGCATTGTGCGGCGCGGCGCGCCGGCTAGCCCCACCGTGGAGCGCCAGCGCTTCACCGACCGCTTGCAGGAGCTGGCCCTCTCGCCCGATGGCAAGAAGGTGGCCTTTGTCGTGCACGGCGAGGTATTCGCCGCCTCGGCCGCCGATGGCGGCGACGCTACCCGCCTCACCAGCACCGTGCCCGCCGAAAGCGACCTGACCTGGGCGCCCGACAGCCGCCGGCTCATCTACGCCTCGGCCCGCGACGGCGCCAGGCACCTCTACAGCTACACCTTCGCCACCGGCCAGGAAACCCGCCTCACCAACTCGCCGCTCAGCGATGCCCAGCCGCGCTTCTCGCCCGATGGCAAGCTGCTGGCCTTCGAGCGCGATGCCAAGGAGCTGCGCATCCTGGACCTGGCCACCAAGCAGGAGCGCGTGGCCGGCACCGGGCGCTTTGGCCGGCCGCCGCTGGCGGCCGAGCGCTCGTTTGTATGGTCGCCCGATGGGCGCTGGCTGGCTTTTTCGCCGGCCGGGGCCCGGGGTTTCACCAACGTGCAGGTGGTGCCCACGGCGGGCGGCGCGGCGCGGGCCGTGAGCTTTTTGGCCAACTCCAACAGCAACTCGCTCTCGTGGAGCCCCGATGGCAAGTACTTGCTTTTCGACACCGGCCAGCGCACCGAAGATGCCCAGGTGGCGCGCATCGACTTGCAGCTGCGCACGCCGCGCTTCCGCGAAGACCAGTTCCGCGACTTGTTCAAGGAAGCCGTGCCGGGGCCGGCTTCGCCCGATAAGAACCAGAGCCCGCCCCAGCCGCCGGCCAGGCCGGCTAGCCCCGCGCCGCTGCCCGTGGCCACCGCCGACTCGGCCCGCGCCAAAAATCCGGCCGCGGGCAAAAAAGCCAGGAGCAAAAACGGCGCGGCTACGGCTAGCCTGCCCACGCCCGCCAAGCCGCCGGTCAACATCAACTTCGACGACATCAGGCGGCGCCTGAGCCTGGTGCCGGTGGGCGTGGATGTGCGCAGCCAGCGCATCAGCCCCGATGGTAAGTGGCTGCTGCTCACGGCTACGGTATCGAACCAGACCAACCTCTACATCTACCCGCTCGATGAGCTGAGCAAGGATGCGCCCACGGCCCGGCAGCTCACCGCCACGCCCGGCCCCAAGCGCGAGGCCCAGTTTTCGCCCGATAGCAAGGAAGTGTATTACCTCGACCAGGGCCGCATTCAGGTGGTGCCGGTGGAGGTGGGCAAAGGCCCCGCCGCCCACCCGGTGGCCGTGGCCGCCGAGCTGGACGTGGACTTTGAACAGGAGAAGCTGGTGGTCTTTGACGAGGCCTGGAGCTACCTGCGCGACTTCTTCAACGACCCCACCTTCAACGGCACTGACTGGCCCGCCCAGCGCGAAAAATTTGCGCCCTATGTAGCTGGCGCCCGCACCCCCGACGAGGTACGCCGCCTGGTGAACCTGATGATTGGCGAGCTCAACGCCTCGCACTCGGGCATGGGCCCGGCCCCGGCCGCCACCGGCACCGTGGCCCCGGCTACCGGCCGGCTAGGGGTGCGCTTCGACCCGGCCGAGTACGAGCAAAACGGCCGCCTGCGCCTCACCACCGTGCTGCCGCTGGGGGCCGCCGCGCTGGCCGGCCTCAAGCCCGGCGACGTGCTGCTGGCCGTAGACGGCCGCCCGCTGAATGGCAGCACCAACCTCGACGAGCTGCTGCAATACAAGGTGGGCCGCCGCACCACACTCCGCGTGTCGGCCGATGGCAAGGAGCGCGAGGTAGTCGTGCGGCCCCTGAGCCGCGACACCGAGAAGGGCCTCGACTACCGGCAGTGGGTGGAGGAGCGCCGCGCCTACGTGGCCCAGGCCAGCGGCGGCCGGCTAGGCTACGTGCACATGTTTGACATGAGCGCCGCCTCGCTGGCCCAGCTCTACGTGGACCTCGACGCCGAAAACATGACCCGCGACGGCGTGGTGGTGGATGTGCGCAACAACAACGGCGGTTTCGTGAACGTGTACGCCATCGACGTGCTGGCCCGCCGCAGCTACCTCAGCATGATGAGCCGGGGCATGGCCGCGCCGGTGCCGGCCCGCTCGGCCCTCGGCCAGCGCAGCCTGGAAGTGCCCACAGTGCTCGTCACCAACCAGCACTCGCTCTCTGATGCCGAGGACTTTAGCGAGGGCTACCGGGCTAGCCACCTGGGCAAGATAGTGGGCGAACCCACCGGCGGCTGGATTATTTTCACCTCGGGCACCAGCCTACTCGACGGCTCCAGCCTGCGCCTGCCCACCAGCACCATCCGCGCCACCCGCGACGGCCAGGTGATGGAAATGAACCCGCGCCCGGTCGATATTCCCGTGACGCGCCCCATCGGCGAGAGCTACACCCCCCACGATACCCAGCTCGACGCGGCGGTAAAGGAATTGCTGGGGCAAGTAGGCAAGTAG
- a CDS encoding SGNH/GDSL hydrolase family protein: MTPLFSTAKLTRPALALLGLGLGVAGCQPNLDAANPAPSANGLDFTSYVAVGNSLTSGYTDGGLYNEGQANSYPAILAQQFAKTGKGPASFVQPAFSSAKKDGSGYIKLQVVNGALAPVQPTAANNYLGEQLAVTGATLPGGPQLEAYSGNQPDNLGVPGISVLSSVSALTGGLAPYGLINPFYERLLTAAEKPTKDYVTYIGQKSPTFFTCWMGNNDVLAYATAGGVVSPLNPFGGLTDTTRFGVGYRAILNTISKGGTVKGAVANIPNVTSVPYFNTVTVAAVVAAYQAAGIPITTIYVQALNAAGTATAARAATSADLLTLTAQPYIAAHPGVGTTPANALPSDYVLDPVEAANVTARTTQLNAIIAKTALRFKVPVLDANAFLTRLATSGIATNAVNNTATFASGNLFGLDGVHPTPRGYAVIANEWIRVINAYYGSTIPSVDPNSYRGVLLP, from the coding sequence ATGACTCCGTTATTTTCAACTGCTAAGCTGACCCGCCCGGCCCTTGCGCTGCTGGGCCTCGGCCTCGGGGTGGCCGGCTGCCAGCCCAACCTCGACGCGGCCAACCCCGCGCCTTCGGCCAATGGCCTCGACTTTACGAGCTACGTAGCCGTGGGCAACTCGCTCACCTCGGGCTACACCGATGGCGGCCTCTACAACGAAGGGCAGGCTAATTCTTATCCGGCCATTCTGGCCCAGCAGTTTGCCAAAACCGGCAAAGGCCCGGCCAGCTTCGTGCAGCCGGCTTTTTCGAGCGCCAAAAAGGATGGTTCGGGCTATATCAAGCTGCAGGTAGTAAACGGCGCCCTGGCGCCGGTGCAGCCCACGGCGGCCAACAACTACCTGGGTGAGCAGCTGGCCGTGACGGGTGCTACGCTGCCCGGCGGCCCGCAGCTGGAGGCCTATTCGGGCAACCAGCCCGACAACCTGGGCGTGCCTGGCATTTCGGTGCTTAGCAGCGTGTCGGCCCTCACGGGTGGGCTAGCCCCCTACGGCCTCATTAACCCCTTCTATGAGCGTCTGCTGACGGCGGCCGAGAAACCGACCAAAGACTACGTGACGTACATCGGCCAGAAGTCGCCGACCTTCTTCACCTGCTGGATGGGCAACAACGACGTGCTGGCCTATGCCACGGCCGGCGGGGTAGTGTCGCCGCTCAATCCCTTCGGCGGCCTCACCGATACCACGCGCTTTGGCGTTGGCTACCGCGCTATCTTGAATACCATCTCGAAGGGCGGCACGGTGAAAGGGGCCGTGGCCAATATCCCGAACGTGACCAGCGTGCCGTACTTCAATACCGTGACCGTGGCAGCGGTAGTAGCGGCCTACCAGGCGGCGGGTATCCCCATTACGACTATTTATGTGCAGGCTCTCAACGCGGCCGGCACTGCCACCGCGGCCCGTGCCGCTACCTCGGCCGACCTGCTGACGCTGACGGCCCAGCCGTACATTGCCGCGCACCCTGGCGTTGGCACCACCCCTGCCAATGCCCTGCCCAGCGACTACGTGCTCGACCCGGTAGAGGCGGCCAACGTAACGGCGCGCACCACCCAGCTGAACGCCATCATTGCCAAAACGGCCCTGCGCTTCAAGGTGCCCGTGCTAGACGCCAACGCGTTCCTGACTCGGCTGGCTACCAGCGGCATTGCAACTAACGCTGTGAACAACACCGCCACGTTTGCCAGCGGCAACCTATTTGGCCTCGATGGTGTGCACCCCACGCCCCGCGGCTACGCCGTCATTGCCAACGAGTGGATTCGGGTTATCAATGCCTACTACGGCTCGACCATCCCCAGCGTAGACCCCAACAGCTACCGCGGCGTACTGCTGCCCTAG
- a CDS encoding transposase yields MNGIFCVLRNGCAWPDVPAGLPPWGTVYHYFTKWSAAGTWERISGCLSIAARERAKKRATHGSYPRQPKREKHGYQYGPHGLRRR; encoded by the coding sequence GTGAACGGCATTTTCTGCGTGCTTAGGAACGGCTGTGCCTGGCCAGATGTGCCCGCCGGCCTGCCGCCGTGGGGGACAGTCTACCACTACTTTACGAAATGGAGCGCTGCTGGCACCTGGGAGCGGATAAGTGGCTGCTTGAGCATTGCCGCGCGGGAGCGCGCAAAAAAACGCGCAACCCACGGCAGCTATCCTCGACAGCCAAAGCGTGAAAAACACGGCTACCAGTACGGCCCGCATGGGTTACGACGCAGGTAA
- a CDS encoding OmpP1/FadL family transporter → MQVKSIFLAGGALLAATSGALASGFQVGLTGAKNVGMGGTGTGLYLDQAAQFFNPGAFAFAPTGFQIGGNLAIPRIAFRPTDADQGQRALQNTNVFPFSGFIGFGPKEGKWRLGVGVYTPFGSELHYQQGWEGRYALTDINLRSIMAQATAAYAITPQLSVGVGITSLVYGDVDLQRDIPVQAQGSTSPAHAQLTGKADHKVGYNLGVLFKPSDKLSVGLSYRSAVDAHVGSGDITLTGIPASAAGSFTAKNFDVTLPLPDVYSFGIGVHPSDQLLLAFDANLVGWSRYQSLSFAYSGGVLGGATSSSSKRQYQDALAFRLGAQYKVTDAFTVRAGTFYDFSAVRDGFVTPETPDADRLGLTAGVSYEFAQRFGIDASFLFEDFMKRSQSQDDLLSNGTTDRVAGTYKTTIAVPGVQLYVKF, encoded by the coding sequence ATGCAAGTCAAATCTATATTCCTCGCGGGCGGGGCGCTGCTGGCGGCCACGTCGGGGGCCCTGGCCAGCGGCTTCCAGGTTGGCCTCACCGGCGCCAAGAACGTGGGCATGGGCGGCACGGGTACCGGCCTCTACCTCGACCAGGCTGCGCAGTTTTTCAATCCGGGCGCCTTTGCCTTTGCGCCGACCGGCTTTCAGATAGGGGGCAACCTGGCAATTCCGCGCATCGCGTTCCGGCCCACCGATGCCGACCAGGGGCAGCGGGCTTTGCAGAATACCAACGTATTCCCTTTTAGCGGCTTTATCGGCTTCGGGCCCAAAGAAGGCAAGTGGCGCCTGGGCGTGGGCGTGTACACGCCCTTCGGCAGCGAACTGCACTACCAGCAGGGCTGGGAAGGCCGCTATGCCCTCACCGACATCAACCTGCGCTCGATAATGGCCCAGGCTACGGCGGCCTACGCCATTACCCCGCAGCTAAGCGTGGGCGTGGGCATTACCTCGCTCGTGTATGGCGACGTGGATTTGCAGCGCGACATTCCGGTGCAGGCCCAGGGCAGCACCAGCCCCGCGCACGCGCAGCTCACGGGCAAGGCCGACCACAAGGTGGGCTACAACCTGGGCGTGCTGTTCAAGCCTTCGGATAAGCTGAGCGTGGGCCTTAGCTACCGCTCGGCCGTGGACGCCCACGTGGGCAGCGGCGATATTACGCTGACCGGCATTCCGGCCTCGGCGGCCGGCAGCTTCACGGCCAAGAATTTCGACGTGACCCTGCCGCTGCCCGACGTGTACAGCTTCGGCATCGGGGTGCACCCTAGCGACCAGCTCTTGCTGGCCTTCGACGCCAACCTCGTGGGCTGGAGCCGCTACCAGTCGCTGAGCTTCGCGTACTCCGGCGGCGTGCTGGGCGGGGCCACTTCGTCGTCGTCGAAGCGCCAGTACCAGGATGCGCTGGCCTTTCGCCTGGGCGCCCAGTACAAGGTGACGGATGCCTTCACGGTGCGGGCCGGTACGTTCTATGACTTTTCGGCCGTGCGCGACGGTTTCGTGACGCCCGAAACGCCCGACGCCGACCGCCTGGGCCTCACGGCCGGGGTTAGCTACGAGTTTGCCCAGCGCTTCGGCATCGATGCCTCGTTCCTGTTTGAAGACTTCATGAAGCGCAGCCAGAGTCAGGACGACCTCCTTAGCAACGGCACCACCGACCGCGTGGCCGGCACCTACAAGACCACCATCGCCGTGCCCGGCGTGCAGCTGTACGTGAAGTTCTAA
- a CDS encoding transposase codes for MPRGSAQKNAQPTAAILDSQSVKNTATSTARMGYDAGKRIKGRKRFFLVDTLGNLLASCVVAANCHKGTTAAKVWDALSLPNELLDQVRTVFVDGGFGRRFYQQLAQCGIQAQVPTGVLARKGRFFIHAKRWVVERSIAWAGNNRRLAKDYERKIAHANAWLYVATIRRIARLA; via the coding sequence TTGCCGCGCGGGAGCGCGCAAAAAAACGCGCAACCCACGGCAGCTATCCTCGACAGCCAAAGCGTGAAAAACACGGCTACCAGTACGGCCCGCATGGGTTACGACGCAGGTAAACGCATCAAGGGGCGCAAACGCTTTTTCCTGGTGGACACGCTAGGTAATTTACTGGCTAGCTGCGTAGTGGCTGCCAATTGTCATAAAGGGACCACCGCCGCCAAGGTCTGGGATGCGCTGTCCCTGCCCAACGAGCTGCTCGACCAAGTGCGCACCGTATTTGTCGATGGCGGCTTTGGCCGGCGCTTTTACCAGCAGCTGGCCCAGTGCGGTATCCAGGCCCAAGTGCCCACGGGCGTCTTGGCGCGGAAAGGTCGCTTTTTCATCCACGCTAAACGCTGGGTGGTCGAACGCAGCATTGCCTGGGCTGGCAATAACCGGCGTTTAGCCAAAGATTATGAGCGCAAAATTGCCCACGCCAACGCGTGGCTGTACGTGGCTACTATTCGCCGAATTGCTCGATTAGCTTAA